The Catenulispora sp. MAP5-51 genome has a window encoding:
- the erm gene encoding 23S ribosomal RNA methyltransferase Erm, giving the protein MHYSKTSSFGGRQELGQNFLADRALIAEIQRLVRDHTEGPIIELGAGDGALTGPLSRLDRPLTALEIDPRRARRLAARSGPRVDVVCADVLRYRFPAAPNTIVGNVPFHLTTAILRKLLAERGWSSAVLIVQWEVARRRAGVGGASMLTASWWPWYDFGLVRRIPASAFRPVPSVDAGLLTMWRRPVPLVQGRPGYQAFVKQVFQAPGRGVEEMVGRTGRVPRADLREWIRWSRLPGRALPKDLEAEDWARLWELVRG; this is encoded by the coding sequence ATGCACTACTCAAAGACTTCTTCATTTGGCGGGCGCCAGGAACTGGGCCAGAACTTTCTGGCAGACAGGGCACTGATCGCGGAGATTCAACGCCTGGTCCGGGACCATACCGAGGGTCCGATCATCGAACTCGGCGCCGGCGACGGCGCGCTGACCGGCCCGCTGTCCCGGCTGGACCGGCCGCTCACGGCGCTGGAGATCGATCCGCGGCGGGCGCGGCGGCTGGCCGCGCGGTCCGGGCCGCGGGTGGACGTGGTCTGCGCCGACGTCCTGCGGTATCGCTTCCCGGCCGCGCCGAACACGATCGTCGGCAACGTCCCGTTCCACCTCACGACCGCGATCCTCAGGAAGCTGCTGGCCGAGCGCGGTTGGAGCAGCGCGGTGCTGATCGTGCAGTGGGAGGTGGCGCGGCGGCGGGCCGGGGTCGGCGGGGCCAGCATGCTGACCGCGTCGTGGTGGCCCTGGTACGACTTCGGGCTGGTCCGGCGGATCCCGGCCTCCGCGTTCCGGCCGGTGCCGTCGGTGGACGCCGGGCTGCTGACGATGTGGCGGCGTCCGGTGCCGCTGGTGCAGGGCCGACCTGGGTATCAGGCCTTTGTGAAGCAGGTGTTCCAGGCGCCGGGGCGCGGGGTCGAGGAGATGGTCGGGCGGACCGGCCGCGTGCCGCGGGCCGATCTGCGCGAGTGGATCCGATGGAGCCGGCTCCCGGGCCGGGCCCTGCCCAAGGATCTCGAGGCCGAGGACTGGGCCCGGTTGTGGGAGCTGGTGCGGGGCTGA
- a CDS encoding cobalamin biosynthesis protein — protein sequence MRSSSRAVGLVLGFAADWYFADPRRGHPVAGFGRVASGLRRIAYADSRVAGAAYAGVLVSGAAALGVAAERAGRRPVAGAVLTAAATWTVLGGTSLRREASAIGESLRAGDLAAARERLPHLCGRDPRGLDADQIARAVVESVAENTSDAVVAPLFWGAVAGIPGLLAYRASNTLDAMVGYRNAEYLNFGWASARLDDVLNWVPARFTGVVTVAAAPVVGGSPVRALRVLRHDGAQHPSPNAGRCEASAAGALGVRLGGTNTYGDVVEHRPVMGTGRAPRVADIRRAAVLSATVGLASAVAAARLADVFAPRRRARRLR from the coding sequence ATGCGATCTTCGTCCCGGGCGGTAGGGCTGGTACTCGGTTTCGCGGCCGACTGGTACTTCGCGGATCCGCGGCGCGGGCATCCGGTGGCGGGCTTCGGGCGGGTGGCCTCGGGACTGCGGCGGATCGCCTATGCGGACTCGCGGGTTGCCGGCGCGGCATATGCCGGGGTGCTGGTGTCGGGGGCGGCCGCTCTGGGCGTCGCAGCTGAGAGGGCCGGGCGGCGGCCGGTGGCCGGAGCCGTCCTGACCGCCGCCGCGACGTGGACCGTGCTCGGCGGGACGTCGCTGCGCCGCGAGGCGTCCGCGATCGGCGAGTCGCTGCGGGCCGGGGACCTCGCCGCCGCGCGGGAGCGGCTGCCGCATCTGTGCGGGCGCGACCCGCGCGGCCTGGATGCCGACCAGATCGCGCGGGCGGTGGTGGAGTCGGTCGCCGAGAACACTTCGGACGCGGTGGTCGCGCCGCTGTTCTGGGGCGCGGTGGCGGGGATTCCCGGGCTGCTGGCCTATCGGGCGTCGAACACGCTGGACGCGATGGTCGGCTACCGGAACGCCGAGTACCTCAACTTCGGGTGGGCCTCCGCGCGCCTGGACGACGTCCTCAACTGGGTCCCCGCGCGCTTCACCGGCGTCGTGACCGTCGCGGCGGCGCCGGTGGTCGGCGGCAGTCCCGTGCGCGCGCTCAGGGTCCTGCGACACGACGGCGCGCAGCACCCCAGTCCCAACGCCGGACGCTGCGAGGCCTCCGCCGCCGGCGCGCTGGGGGTGCGCCTGGGCGGCACCAACACCTACGGCGACGTCGTCGAACACCGGCCGGTCATGGGGACCGGCCGGGCGCCGCGCGTGGCCGACATCCGCCGCGCCGCCGTGTTGTCGGCCACAGTCGGGCTGGCCTCGGCCGTGGCCGCCGCGCGTCTGGCCGACGTCTTCGCGCCGCGCCGCCGCGCACGCCGACTGCGCTGA
- the cobN gene encoding cobaltochelatase subunit CobN, giving the protein MPARVLLLSTADTELLAAHACGAPYVTANPARLDAESLAPLLRDADVAVLRLLGGHRPWRWLVEAVAAAGLPAVVLGGEAEPDAELMALSTVPGGVVADALNYLTAGGPANLAQLANFLTDTVLGGGEGFEAPQAMPEFGIHAEREREREQRAGRPTVGIVFYRAHELSGNTAFVDTLADALETRGANALPVYCGSLRGLSEDAGRGLVELLGRCDTLIVTVLAGGGATAADASAGGDEDAWDVGALAALDIPVIQGLCLTSSRRAWQDSDAALTPMDAAMQVAIPEFDGRLISVPFSFKENGSAGIPVYVADAERAARLAGIAYRHAALRGIPNRDKKLALVLSSYPTKHSRVGNAVGLDTPASAVRLLTALREAGYTVGDFPEDGDQLIHRLIAAGGHDVEWLTEEQLAAAPARVPLRDYESWFATLPADLREGIRRHWGEPPGSLYVDGEDIVLAALQFDNILLMIQPPRGFGENPIAIYHDPDLPPSHHYLAAYRWLEHSFGADAVVHLGKHGTLEWLPGKGLGLSESCAPDAVLGELPLVYPFIVNDPGEGTQAKRRGHATVVDHLMPPMARADTYGDLAKLEQLLDEYATVQALDPDKTPAVRAQIWTLIRAAQLHHDLASILHGDVDRQPTDDDFDDFVLHLDGYLCEIKDVQIRDGLHILGRAPEGEELVADVLAILRAKQVFGGVNGAVTGLRQALAEFVGLDEQVLLAEPGAAVKVPELLVALAGDGEAPARSASDAVDLLEKLARRLVGALAAAGWDPTAVPGICDAVLGERQSGSGSDLGSLAALADSAETVAAVLRFAATELVPRLARTTDEIANVLRALDGRYIPAGPSGAPTRGLVSVLPTGRNFYSVDPKAIPSRNAWDVGVALAESLIARHLADTGEYPRSVGLTVWGTSAMRTQGDDIAEILHLLGCRPVWDEASRRVTGFEVVPVGELGRPRIDVTVRISGFFRDAFPHVIALIDDAVQAVAELEEAAGDNYVRAHADADTAAHGDRRRATTRVFGSKPGAYGAGLLPLIDARDWRTDADLAEVYAVWGGYAYGRGLDGREARGDMESSFRRIQVAAKNQDNREHDIVDSDDYFQYHGGMVAMVRSLTGTSPAAYVGDSAVPEAVRTRTLAEETHRVFRARVVNPRWVAAMQRHGYKGAFELAATVDYLFGYDATAGVVDDWMYEQLAQTYVFDETNRAFMERSNPWALRGISERLLEAAERGLWAEPEAETLDGLRQVFLELEGELEGDLEGE; this is encoded by the coding sequence ATGCCCGCGCGCGTTCTGTTGCTGTCCACGGCCGACACCGAGCTCCTCGCCGCCCACGCGTGCGGTGCTCCCTACGTCACCGCCAACCCCGCACGCCTGGACGCCGAGTCCCTGGCGCCCCTGCTGCGTGACGCCGACGTCGCCGTGCTGCGGCTGCTCGGCGGGCACCGGCCGTGGCGCTGGCTGGTCGAGGCGGTGGCGGCGGCCGGGCTGCCGGCCGTCGTCCTCGGCGGGGAGGCTGAGCCGGACGCCGAACTCATGGCGCTCTCTACAGTTCCCGGCGGCGTGGTGGCCGACGCCCTCAACTACCTCACCGCCGGCGGCCCGGCGAACCTGGCGCAGCTGGCGAACTTCCTCACCGACACCGTCCTCGGCGGCGGCGAGGGCTTCGAGGCGCCGCAGGCCATGCCGGAGTTCGGCATCCACGCCGAGCGCGAGCGCGAACGCGAGCAGCGCGCGGGCCGCCCGACCGTCGGCATCGTCTTCTACCGGGCCCACGAGCTCTCGGGCAACACAGCCTTCGTCGACACCCTCGCCGACGCCCTCGAAACCCGCGGTGCCAACGCGCTTCCCGTCTACTGCGGCTCGCTGCGCGGCCTGTCCGAGGACGCGGGCCGGGGGCTCGTGGAACTGCTCGGCCGCTGCGACACCCTGATCGTCACGGTCCTGGCCGGCGGCGGCGCCACCGCCGCGGACGCCAGCGCCGGCGGTGACGAGGACGCCTGGGACGTCGGCGCCCTCGCCGCCCTGGACATCCCGGTCATCCAAGGACTCTGTCTCACTTCCTCGCGCCGGGCTTGGCAGGACTCTGACGCCGCGCTCACCCCGATGGACGCCGCGATGCAGGTCGCGATCCCCGAGTTCGACGGCCGGCTGATCTCGGTCCCCTTCTCCTTCAAGGAGAACGGCTCGGCCGGAATCCCTGTCTACGTCGCCGACGCCGAACGCGCCGCGCGCCTGGCCGGCATCGCCTACCGCCACGCCGCCCTGCGCGGCATCCCCAACCGCGACAAGAAGCTCGCGCTGGTCCTGTCCTCCTACCCGACCAAGCACTCGCGCGTCGGCAACGCCGTCGGCCTTGACACGCCGGCCAGCGCCGTCCGCCTGCTCACGGCGCTGCGCGAAGCCGGCTACACCGTCGGCGACTTCCCCGAGGACGGCGACCAGCTCATCCACCGGCTGATCGCGGCCGGCGGACACGACGTCGAGTGGCTCACCGAGGAGCAGCTGGCCGCGGCTCCGGCGCGCGTGCCGCTGCGCGACTACGAGTCCTGGTTCGCCACACTCCCCGCAGACCTGCGCGAGGGCATCCGCCGGCACTGGGGCGAGCCGCCCGGCTCGCTGTACGTCGACGGCGAGGACATCGTCCTGGCCGCGCTCCAGTTCGACAACATCCTGCTGATGATCCAGCCGCCGCGCGGCTTCGGCGAGAACCCGATCGCCATCTACCACGACCCGGACCTGCCGCCGAGCCACCACTACCTGGCCGCCTACCGCTGGCTGGAGCACAGCTTCGGCGCGGACGCCGTCGTCCACCTCGGCAAGCACGGGACGCTGGAATGGCTGCCCGGCAAGGGTCTGGGCCTGTCGGAGTCCTGCGCCCCCGACGCGGTCCTCGGCGAGCTGCCGCTGGTCTACCCGTTCATCGTGAACGACCCCGGCGAGGGCACGCAGGCCAAGCGGCGCGGGCACGCCACCGTCGTGGACCACTTGATGCCGCCGATGGCGCGCGCCGACACCTACGGCGACCTGGCCAAGCTGGAGCAGCTGCTCGACGAGTACGCGACCGTGCAGGCGCTGGACCCGGACAAGACACCGGCGGTGCGCGCGCAGATCTGGACCCTGATCCGGGCCGCGCAGCTGCACCACGACCTCGCCTCGATCCTGCACGGCGACGTCGACCGTCAGCCCACTGATGACGACTTCGACGACTTCGTGCTGCACCTGGACGGCTATCTGTGCGAGATCAAGGACGTGCAGATCCGCGACGGGCTGCACATCCTGGGCCGCGCCCCGGAGGGCGAGGAGCTGGTCGCCGACGTGCTGGCGATCCTGCGGGCCAAGCAGGTCTTCGGCGGGGTGAACGGGGCGGTCACCGGACTGCGGCAGGCGCTGGCGGAGTTCGTCGGGCTGGACGAGCAGGTGCTGCTGGCCGAGCCGGGGGCGGCGGTGAAGGTGCCGGAGCTGCTGGTCGCGCTGGCCGGTGACGGTGAGGCGCCCGCGAGGTCGGCATCCGACGCCGTGGACCTGCTGGAGAAGCTGGCCCGGCGGCTCGTGGGCGCGCTGGCGGCGGCGGGCTGGGATCCGACGGCTGTGCCAGGGATCTGCGATGCGGTGCTCGGCGAACGGCAGTCGGGCTCGGGCTCAGATTTGGGCTCGCTTGCGGCGCTCGCCGATTCCGCCGAAACGGTGGCCGCCGTCCTGCGCTTCGCCGCCACCGAACTCGTCCCCCGCCTGGCCCGCACCACCGACGAGATCGCCAACGTCCTGCGCGCCCTGGACGGCCGTTACATCCCCGCCGGCCCCTCCGGGGCGCCGACCCGCGGCCTGGTCAGCGTTCTGCCGACCGGCCGCAACTTCTACTCCGTCGACCCCAAGGCCATCCCCTCGCGCAACGCCTGGGACGTCGGGGTGGCGCTCGCCGAGTCGCTGATCGCGCGCCATCTGGCCGACACCGGCGAGTACCCGCGCTCGGTGGGGCTCACCGTCTGGGGCACCTCGGCGATGCGGACGCAGGGCGACGACATCGCCGAGATCCTGCACCTGCTGGGCTGCCGTCCGGTGTGGGACGAGGCCTCGCGGCGGGTCACCGGGTTCGAGGTGGTGCCGGTGGGCGAGCTGGGGCGTCCGCGGATCGACGTGACCGTGCGCATCTCAGGGTTCTTCCGTGATGCGTTCCCGCACGTCATCGCGCTCATCGACGACGCGGTGCAGGCCGTCGCCGAGCTCGAGGAGGCCGCCGGGGACAACTACGTGCGCGCGCACGCCGACGCCGACACCGCCGCGCACGGCGACCGCCGCCGGGCCACCACGCGCGTCTTCGGCTCCAAGCCCGGCGCGTACGGCGCCGGTCTGCTGCCGCTGATCGACGCCCGCGACTGGCGCACCGACGCCGACCTGGCCGAGGTCTACGCGGTCTGGGGCGGCTACGCCTACGGCCGGGGCCTGGACGGCCGCGAGGCCCGCGGGGACATGGAGAGCTCCTTCCGCCGCATCCAGGTCGCGGCGAAGAACCAGGACAACCGCGAGCACGACATCGTCGACTCCGACGACTACTTCCAGTACCACGGCGGCATGGTCGCGATGGTGCGCTCGCTGACCGGGACCTCGCCGGCCGCCTACGTCGGCGACTCGGCGGTGCCGGAGGCGGTCAGGACCCGGACGCTGGCCGAGGAGACGCACCGCGTGTTCCGGGCCCGCGTGGTGAACCCGCGGTGGGTCGCGGCGATGCAGCGCCACGGCTACAAGGGCGCCTTCGAGCTGGCCGCGACCGTGGACTACCTGTTCGGCTACGACGCCACCGCCGGGGTCGTGGACGACTGGATGTACGAGCAGCTGGCGCAGACCTACGTGTTCGACGAGACGAACCGCGCGTTCATGGAGCGCTCGAACCCCTGGGCGCTGCGCGGGATCTCCGAACGGCTGCTGGAGGCCGCCGAGCGCGGGCTGTGGGCCGAGCCGGAGGCCGAGACGCTGGACGGGCTGCGCCAGGTGTTCCTGGAACTCGAGGGCGAGCTCGAAGGCGATCTCGAAGGGGAGTAG
- a CDS encoding nuclear transport factor 2 family protein translates to MSEHVRTTRETIELMLRTAVEGSRDDLADLYAADVLVTNPFAPEGLRESRGNEALRGRMKNFAQYLDYTEIKNVILYETVDPQVAVVEFTVVGTLVPTGESFELPSINVVRVVDGLIAESRDHSDGTRTAKLLESIQAAA, encoded by the coding sequence ATGTCAGAGCACGTCCGCACCACCCGCGAAACCATCGAGCTCATGCTGCGCACCGCCGTCGAGGGCAGCCGGGACGACCTGGCCGACCTCTACGCCGCGGACGTCCTGGTCACCAATCCCTTCGCGCCGGAGGGCCTGCGCGAGTCCCGCGGCAACGAGGCGCTGCGCGGGCGGATGAAGAACTTCGCGCAGTACCTGGACTACACGGAGATCAAGAACGTGATCCTCTACGAGACCGTCGACCCGCAGGTCGCGGTCGTGGAGTTCACGGTCGTCGGCACGCTCGTGCCCACCGGCGAGAGCTTCGAGCTGCCCTCGATCAACGTGGTCCGGGTGGTCGACGGCCTGATCGCCGAGTCCCGCGACCACAGCGACGGGACGCGCACGGCCAAGCTGCTGGAGTCGATCCAGGCCGCGGCCTGA